In Dermacentor silvarum isolate Dsil-2018 chromosome 2, BIME_Dsil_1.4, whole genome shotgun sequence, the following proteins share a genomic window:
- the LOC119440603 gene encoding uncharacterized protein LOC119440603, translated as WFSCVKAAESCEKRPEEQLQQTGTRELSPPQAFNPILATEAEGICKPHGVTMAEGEGSAAKSQQITNSSFRKSLYALEQWPSAIESLRNQNQSPEFANMIGSLIDRTLSELEVISSLVDKQSKRQEHQGDDKGKETASNPGPSGEKGEEPGQESSTPVESLKRSSPETVPQQAEAAKPPVVKKARMKYTPLRKPSV; from the coding sequence TGGTTTTCCTGTGTGAAGGCGGCGGAATCTTGTGAAAAACGCCCCGAAGAGCAGCTGCAGCAAACCGGGACTCGAGAGCTTTCGCCTCCTCAGGCTTTCAATCCAATTCTCGCTACAGAAGCTGAAGGGATTTGTAAACCACACGGCGTCACCATGGCAGAGGGCGAAGGATCGGCGGCCAAATCCCAACAAATTACCAACAGTTCCTTCCGGAAGTCCTTGTACGCGCTGGAGCAGTGGCCCAGTGCGATCGAATCGCTCCGGAACCAAAACCAGTCGCCGGAATTTGCGAACATGATCGGCAGTTTGATTGACAGGACTCTCTCTGAACTTGAGGTTATTTCCTCCCTCGTGGACAAGCAGTCTAAAAGGCAGGAGCACCAAGGCGACGACAAGGGTAAGGAGACAGCCTCGAATCCTGGGCCGAGTGGTGAGAAAGGAGAGGAACCCGGACAAGAAAGCAGCACGCCTGTGGAGAGCCTGAAAAGGTCGAGTCCTGAGACCGTGCCACAGCAGGCGGAGGCTGCGAAACCGCCGGTCGTGAAGAAAGCTCGTATGAAATATACCCCCTTGCGAAAGCCCAGTGTTTAA